TGGTCGACCACGGCGGCCGCGACGCAGCGCACCTCGGCCTCGTTCTCACGGTCGTCGATCGCGTAGCCGCGCTGGGCGACCGTGCGGATCTCGGCCCGCAGGTGCTCGGGGCTCGTGACGGTGCGCGCGGTGACGGCGGGCATGGGGTGCTCGAGCACGGCGTCGAGGAGCTCGACGTCGCTCGCCGCGAGGATCGCCTTGCCGACGCCGGTGCAGTACAGCGGCATGCGCCGCCCGATGCGCGAGGCCATGCGCACGACTGCGGTGTTCTCCTTCTTGTCGATGTAGACGACGTCGAGGCCGTCGTGCACGACGAGGTGGCACGTGGCACCCGAGGCCCGCATGAGGGCCGCGAGGTGCGGTTCGGCGACCGTGCGCAGGTCGAGCCCTTCGAGGTACGCCTGGCCGAGCCGGAGCGTCCCGGCGCCGAGCACGAAGCGACCCGCAGGCGTGCGCCGGACCAGGTGGACCTCGACGAGCGGCGCGAGCAGGCGCGAGACCGTGCTCTTGTGCGTGCCCAGCACGTCCGCGAGCTCGACGAGGCTCAGGCCCCGCACGGCGTCGTGGCGCAGCGCGTCGAGGATCCCGAGGGCACGACGCAGCGACTGGGACGAGTTCCTGCTCCCGGCGTCGGCGGTCGCGGTGCTGCGCGGGTCGAGCGTCATGCGCGGCCCGCCGGGACGGTCGGTCGCAGCGCCCGGCCGGGGGTGGCTCCGGTGGGCTGCCCGCCCACGAGCACGGGGACGCCGGCGACGAGCACGTCGTCGATCCCGGTCGCGGGACGGCGCGGGTCCTCGTACGTCGCGACGTCCTGCACCGTCTCCGGGTCGAGCAGCACGACGTCGGCGCGCGCGCCGGGAGCCAGGCGACCCCGGTCGACGAACCCGAAGCGCTCGGCCGCGGCCGTGGACAGGTGCTGCTCGGCGTCGTGCCAGGTCCAGTCCCCGAGCGTGCGCACGTGCTCGGCGAGGAAGCGCGCGAACGCGCCCCAGCCGCGCGGGTGGGGTCGTCCTCCCTGGTAGATCGCGTCCGAGCCGCCCATCTGCGCGGGGTGGCGCAGGAGCGTGCGGACGGACTCGGGGGAGTTGGTCGGCGGCTGGGCGAAGACGCAGCCCGCACGCAGGTGCGTCGATACGAGGATGCGCAGCGTCGTGTCGACGGGGTCGAGGCCCAGGCGGTCGGCGACGTCGAGCAGGGCCATGCCCTCGCTCCACCGCAGCTCGCCGGGGACGGCGGCCATGGTCACGCGCTCCCAGAGGTCGGTGAGCCCGGGGAAGTGCTCGGCCTTGAGCCGCGCGACGACGTCGGGGTCCTGGAGCATCGCGACCGTGGCGTCCGGGTCCGCGATGGGCAGCCACGTGGGCAGCGAGACCATCGACAGGATCGAGGCGCCGCGCAGGTACGGGTAGGAGTCGAACGTGACGTCGAGCCCGGCCGCGTGCGCGTCCTCGACGTAGCCCACGAGCTCGGCCGCGGGGCCGTGGTAGTGCGAGACGTGGGTCGCGACGCCCGACGCCCGGGCGACCCGGACGAGCTCGGCCATCGCGGTCCCGGCCTTGTCCTCGTAGCCGCGCATGTGGCTCACGTGCGGCAGGCGCCGCTCGGCGAGGACGCGGGCCAGGGCGACGAGCTCGTCGTCGGTCGCGTTCGAGGCCGGGGCGTACTCGAGGCCCGTCGACATGCCGCACGCGCCGTCGTCGAGGGCTTCGCGCAGCAGGGCGACCATGCGCTCGGTCTCCTCGGGGGTCGCGGGCCGGGCCGCGCCCCCCAGGACGCCGTAGCGCAGCGTGCCGTGCGGCACGAGGTAGGCGACGTTGAGCGGCGTGGTGCCCTCGTAGGTCGCGAGCAGGTCCGCGACCGAGCCGCCCCGGAACGTCGGGTGCTCGCCGTTGATCGCGCTGAAGTAGCCCGTGGCCCAGGTGTGCGCGTCGGGGGTGCCGTCCGCGACGGGCAGGGGCGCCGAGGGGGCGTAGGAGACGCCGTCCTGCCCGACGACGATGCTCGTGACGCCCTGGCGCAGCATCGCGAGCTGCACGTCGGGGTCGAGGACCGCGGCCTCGCCGTGCACGTGGGAGTCGACGAAGCCGGGGAACGCGATACGTCCTGCGGCCTCGATCACGAGCGCCCCCGTCGGCACGGACGCAGTACCGGTCGGGACGACGTCGTCGATCAGGTCGCCCGCGACCAGCAGGTCGACGGGCTCCGACAGCCCCTCCGGGGTGGTGAGCCGTGCGCCGCGGACGACGAGCGTCACCCCCTGCTCCGTGGTGCTCATGCCTGTCCCTCCGAGTGCTCGTCGCGTCCCTCGACCCAGCCGCCCACGCCCGCCCAGCCGCCCGCGGCCATCTCCTGGTCGAGGTGGCGCAGGAAGCCGTGCACGCCCGGGCGCTGCTGCCAGGGCTTCGGCCCGTCGAGCGGGCGGTACTCGACCCCTGCCGCGTCGAGGCGCGGCAGGTGGTCGTGCTCGAGCCGCGCGAGGAACTCGGCCGAGGCCGACCCGCCCGGGGTGCGCTCCGCCGTCGGGCTCCAGACGACCTCCGCGAACGCCGCGAGGCGCGGGAACGCCGCGTAGTCGACGCGGCGCGGGGAGTCGAGGTGCTCGGACCAGACCTCGGCCTGGGCGCCCAGCAGGCGGCCGGGCGCGGCGTCGAGGCCCGGGTACTGCGCGAGGACCTCGGGCGGGAACGGGTCGAACGCGTAGACGTCCTCGACCGTGCGCAGGAAGCCGACGGGCACGGGCTCGTCCTCGCCGTCGCCCGCGCGGTGGTCCAGGTAGACGACCTGCTCGGGGGCCATGACGACGTCGTTGCCCGCCTCGAGCGCGTCCGCGCCGACCGTGAAGCCGCGCCACGCGGTCACGACGACGTCGCGCGGGAGCTGCGCGCCGAAGCCCTCGTCCCACACGACCGCGCGACGGCCCCGGGCCGTGACGTGCTCGCTCAGGCGCGCCAGGAACCAGCCCGCGAGGTCCGCGACGTCCGCGAGGCCGCGCTGCTCGGCGAGGGCCACGATCGCCGGGTTCTCGCGCCACAGCGTCGTGGGGACCTCGTCGCCGCCGATCGCGACCCAGGGGGAGTCGAAGACGTCGAGGACCTCGTCCAGCACGTTCGTGAAGAACTCGAGCGCCTCGTCCGACGGGTCGAGGACCTCGGTGCTCACGCCCCACGTGGTGCGCACGGCGTGCGGCGCCTTGCGGGTCCCGAGGAACGGGTAGGCCGCGACGGCCGCCTCGACGTGCCCGGGCGCGTCGATCTCCGGCACGACGACGACGCCCCGCTCGCGCGCGTAGGCGACGATCTCGCGCAGGTCGTCCTGGGAGTAGAAGCCGCCGTGCGGCCGACCGTCGAAGACCCCCGTGCGCCAGGTCCCGACGTTCGACTCGGTGCGCCAGCCCCCGACCTCCGTGAGCAGCGGGTAGCGGTGGACCTGCATGCGCCAGCCCTGGTCGTCCGTGAGGTGGAGCTGGACGACGTTGAGCTTGTGCGCCGCCGCGAGGTCGACGAACCGCAGCACCTCGCGCTTGGGCAGGAAGTGCCGGGCGACGTCGAGCAGCACGCCGCGCCAGCCGAAGCGCGGGTGGTCCTCGATCGTGAGGGCGGGCAGGTGGACGGTGCTGGCCGGGGCCGCGGCGACCGGCGCCGTACGGTAGGCCTGCGGGCCCGCGAGCT
This region of Oerskovia jenensis genomic DNA includes:
- a CDS encoding IclR family transcriptional regulator, which translates into the protein MTLDPRSTATADAGSRNSSQSLRRALGILDALRHDAVRGLSLVELADVLGTHKSTVSRLLAPLVEVHLVRRTPAGRFVLGAGTLRLGQAYLEGLDLRTVAEPHLAALMRASGATCHLVVHDGLDVVYIDKKENTAVVRMASRIGRRMPLYCTGVGKAILAASDVELLDAVLEHPMPAVTARTVTSPEHLRAEIRTVAQRGYAIDDRENEAEVRCVAAAVVDHTETAIGALSVSALASHMPPARVRELGPLVVQAARAVSAGMGSVRCGYEPTGRNA
- a CDS encoding N-acyl-D-amino-acid deacylase family protein, which produces MSTTEQGVTLVVRGARLTTPEGLSEPVDLLVAGDLIDDVVPTGTASVPTGALVIEAAGRIAFPGFVDSHVHGEAAVLDPDVQLAMLRQGVTSIVVGQDGVSYAPSAPLPVADGTPDAHTWATGYFSAINGEHPTFRGGSVADLLATYEGTTPLNVAYLVPHGTLRYGVLGGAARPATPEETERMVALLREALDDGACGMSTGLEYAPASNATDDELVALARVLAERRLPHVSHMRGYEDKAGTAMAELVRVARASGVATHVSHYHGPAAELVGYVEDAHAAGLDVTFDSYPYLRGASILSMVSLPTWLPIADPDATVAMLQDPDVVARLKAEHFPGLTDLWERVTMAAVPGELRWSEGMALLDVADRLGLDPVDTTLRILVSTHLRAGCVFAQPPTNSPESVRTLLRHPAQMGGSDAIYQGGRPHPRGWGAFARFLAEHVRTLGDWTWHDAEQHLSTAAAERFGFVDRGRLAPGARADVVLLDPETVQDVATYEDPRRPATGIDDVLVAGVPVLVGGQPTGATPGRALRPTVPAGRA
- a CDS encoding beta-N-acetylhexosaminidase translates to MSAPTPTPGLLPAPVSLQPAAGSFPLTDGTPVRTDPALAAAARWWRRVTEDAFGLDLPFTVSAAPRSSAEPDGAAPAGVTLALDASRPAGGYRLEITPGAVLLTSADAAGAHAGVQTLRQLAGPQAYRTAPVAAAPASTVHLPALTIEDHPRFGWRGVLLDVARHFLPKREVLRFVDLAAAHKLNVVQLHLTDDQGWRMQVHRYPLLTEVGGWRTESNVGTWRTGVFDGRPHGGFYSQDDLREIVAYARERGVVVVPEIDAPGHVEAAVAAYPFLGTRKAPHAVRTTWGVSTEVLDPSDEALEFFTNVLDEVLDVFDSPWVAIGGDEVPTTLWRENPAIVALAEQRGLADVADLAGWFLARLSEHVTARGRRAVVWDEGFGAQLPRDVVVTAWRGFTVGADALEAGNDVVMAPEQVVYLDHRAGDGEDEPVPVGFLRTVEDVYAFDPFPPEVLAQYPGLDAAPGRLLGAQAEVWSEHLDSPRRVDYAAFPRLAAFAEVVWSPTAERTPGGSASAEFLARLEHDHLPRLDAAGVEYRPLDGPKPWQQRPGVHGFLRHLDQEMAAGGWAGVGGWVEGRDEHSEGQA